One Oryza glaberrima chromosome 10, OglaRS2, whole genome shotgun sequence DNA segment encodes these proteins:
- the LOC127785603 gene encoding AT-rich interactive domain-containing protein 1-like yields the protein MAPLPTPPPPSAPSSAPPFKSNASSSRPNRAPPEGAPTSPAAATRPPPFAMVPAVSEAVLAVFDVSTTLRSQGYLAGQELPSITLPEDRAPEVFERLLGSFLAQSHGPGVLPPRPMPPLLGDGTPVGLLRLYLAVRACGGFEAVRSWAAAAEMAGLNPAMDVPIMLVYHKYLCPLEASFLRAQKLREEAGSSGGSAKKGKFLAPAARDAEGVEEVLDLKRKRESLVGMLNWVRQVAKKPDRRRSGRNTADNHLSMALMFRRQMFVDDGFSDKPHGCASPEPEATEPESGLTTEDGQYDGWDDQQSAGGSSNWNSRANRSFGLADIPEWTGKPSLLYEDPDMLRFLGEPILTPKNNEVFDDTIGKGRPDKCNCEVPGSTSCVRFHVAEKKTELKREMGSSYYAMKFDEIGEDAALTWTKDEEKKFETIVQQNLPSSKYNFWDKLRAAFRYKGERALVSYYNNVFLPRRRAFQNRVAQHANGVDSDDDSIEPAFLRLRQDGGKSRSRSSASSRNQNQS from the exons ATGGCCCCCCTCccaaccccaccaccaccatccgcCCCTTCCTCCGCGCCCCCTTTCAAATCCAACGCCTCGAGCTCTCGCCCCAACCGCGCGCCGCCCGAGGGCgcgcccacctcgccggcggcggccaccaggccgccgccgttcgcTATGGTCCCGGCGGTGTCCGAGGCCGTCCTCGCGGTGTTCGACGTCTCCACCACGCTCCGCTCGCAGGGGTACCTCGCCGGGCAGGAGCTGCCCAGCATCACCCTCCCCGAGGACCGCGCCCCGGAGGTGTTCGAGCGGCTGCTCGGGTCCTTCCTCGCGCAGTCGCATGGGCCCGGCGTGCTCCCGCCGCGCCCCATGCCTCCCCTGCTCGGGGACGGCACCCCCGTGGGGCTGCTCCGCCTGTACCTCGCCGTCAGGGCGTGCGGCGGGTTCGAGGCCGTGCGTTCgtgggcggccgccgccgagatgGCCGGCCTCAACCCCGCCATGGACGTCCCCATCATGCTGGTGTACCACAAGTACCTCTGCCCCCTGGAGGCGAGCTTCCTCAGGGCCCAGAAGCTgagggaggaggccgggagcagcggcgggagcGCCAAGAAGGGCAAGTTCCTCGCGCCGGCGGCCAGGGACGCCGAGGGCGTCGAGGAGGTGCTGGACCTGAAGCGCAAGAGGGAGAGCCTCGTGGGGATGCTCAACTGGGTGCGCCAGGTGGCGAAGAAGCCAGATCGGCGTCGCTCCGGCAGGAACACCGCCGACAACCACCTCTCCATGGCGTTGATGTTCCGCCGCCAGATGTTCGTCGACGACGGCTTCAGCGACAAGCCCCATGGCTGCGCATCGCCTGAGCCCGAGGCAACAGAGCCTGAG AGTGGTCTTACAACTGAGGATGGACAGTATGATGGATGGGATGATCAACAATCTGCAGGTGGGAGCAGTAACTGGAATTCTCGTGCAAATCGCTCTTTTGGTCTGGCAGATATTCCAGAATGGACTGGGAAGCCTTCATTACTTTATGAAGATCCAGATATGCTGAGATTTCTTGGAGAGCCTATTTTAACTCCAAAAAACAATGAGGTCTTTGATGATACTATTGGTAAGGGCAGGCCAGACAAGTGCAACTGTGAAGTCCCAGGTTCCACTTCTTGTGTCAGATTTCATGTGGCAGAGAAAAAGACCGAGCTGAAGCGTGAAATGGGCTCATCATACTATGCAATGAAGTTTGATGAAATTGGAGAGGATGCAGCATTAACATGGACAAAGGATGAAGAAAAGAAGTTTGAGACCATTGTCCAGCAGAATCTGCCTTCATCCAAGTACAATTTCTGGGACAAGCTGCGTGCCGCCTTCCGTTACAAAGGTGAACGTGCCCTTGTGAGTTACTACAACAATGTTTTCCTGCCGCGCAGAAGAGCCTTCCAGAATCGAGTAGCTCAACATGCTAATGGTGTAGATAGTGATGATGACTCAATTGAACCTGCCTTCCTACGCCTTCGTCAAGACGGTGGTAAGAGTAGATCCAGGTCTTCTGCTTCCTCTAGGAACCAAAATCAGTCTTAG
- the LOC127752937 gene encoding ubiquitin-conjugating enzyme E2 4-like: MSSPSKRREMDLMKLMMSDYKVEMVNDGMQEFFVEFRGPTESIYQGGVWKVRVELPDAYPYKSPSIGFVNKIYHPNVDEMSGSVCLDVINQTWSPMFDLVNVFEVFLPQLLLYPNPSDPLNGEAAALMMRDRPAYEQKVKEYCEKYAKPEDAGVTPEDKSSDEELSEDEDDSGDDAILGNPDP, translated from the exons ATGTCTTCCCCGAGCAAGCGCCGCGAGATGGACTTGATGAAGCT GATGATGAGCGACTACAAGGTGGAGATGGTGAACGATGGGATGCAGGAGTTCTTCGTGGAATTCCGGGGGCCTACTGAAA GTATTTATCAAGGTGGTGTCTGGAAGGTTAGAGTAGAATTGCCTGATGCATATCCTTACAAATCTCCGTCGATTGGTTTCGTTAACAAGATTTATCATCCTAATGTGGATGAAAT GTCTGGTTCTGTGTGTTTGGATGTCATTAACCAGACGTGGAGCCCAATGTTTG ATCTAGTTAATGTGTTCGAAGTCTTCCTTCCACAACTTCTATTGTACCCAAATCCTTCTGACCCATTAAATGGAGAGGCTGCTGCACTGATGATGCGTGATCGTCCTGCTTATGAACAAAAAGTGAAAG AATATTGCGAAAAATATGCAAAGCCTGAGGATGCTGGCGTAACCCCCGAAGATAAGTCGAGTGATGAAGAACttagtgaagatgaagatgactCCGGGGATGATGCTATACTCGGCAACCCAGATCCTTAG